In Chanos chanos chromosome 14, fChaCha1.1, whole genome shotgun sequence, the sequence CTTCATATGAATGGAACCTAGAATAGCTCAAACTCCAGCCTGCGAGCACAATGACTGAAAAGCTTCAGGAATTCTTGGGCTATGTGTTGATTTCTGAGTCAGTTCTCATTGTGTTTCTTAAAGGTCAAATGTTAGGATTGGTCAGTTACATGGACGTGGTCTGTGACCTTCCTCCCTCAAAGGCTTTGTTCCTGTGAGACTTTTTCTCAAATCTAATTCAGCTTTACCAGCTCTTGTTAGCTAAACAGGATGCGCTTATTTGGAGTTGCCACCCCCTCAGGGTTAGTCACTCAGATCCAGGGCAAGTGCCAAAGCACCACATCTTCAACCTCCTGTTTCTCACCGTCCTTCCCCACAGGGTCCAGATCAGAGGCCCTTGATGCTTCATTGACCAATGGTCCTGTGATCCTTGGTTGACTCTGTTGGTCAAAAACACCACGAGGTCATGGAGGAGGCCACAGAGGTGCGCACGGATGGCAACTCCCTCCTTAAAGCCGTCTACCTCTGCCGCCTGCGGCTAACGAGGCTACTGCTAGAGGGCGGAGCTTACATTAACGAGAGTAATGAACGCGGAGAGACTCCGCTCATGGTTGCCTGTAAGACACACCACAGCGACGCTCAAAGCGTACCCAAATCGAAGATCGTCAGGTGCGTATCGTTTAAGATGCAGATTAGTGCAAGTCTTTAACTTGTGTGATTTAAAACAGAAGAGTGTTATTCAAACTGAGTGAAGTCTTCAGAGCCAACCAGAAAGCAATGCGCAAGAGTAAACCGTTACTTAACCATGAGAATGATAATTGCAGTAGACAACAACACTGGGCTGACACAAGCTTGAACAGACAACAGTGATATCGAGCTTTCATTCAGCTTCCACATGAGGTTCCGTTGCTTCTTCTGACAATACGACACAGTCCGTTTTTATTCTCCTTGGTACAGGATCAAGTACAAAGACTTTTGAGAAAGGAATCCAAGGTCAGACTTTCAGCTAGTTGTACGGAACTTAaagttaaaaaatatatatatttttgggCAGAATATATCCATTGGCCATGAAATAGACCAAAGTAATTTTGTCTTGTCAGCATCACTGGTGTTGGCAGTATCATTAAGCTGATAAATTGCTTGTTTCTGACCTTTTAGGTACTTGCTGGAGAGTGGTGCAGACCCAAACATCCAGGACAAGTCTGGAAAGACAGCTCTTATGCATGCCTGTGTGGAGCGGGCCGGGGAGGAGGTCCTGTCCCTGTTGTTGTCTAGTGGAGCTGATCCAAGTCTGGAGGACCACTCTGGTTCCTCTGCCCTAGTGTATGCGGTCAATGCTGGGGACAAAGACGTCCTGAGAGTCCTTCTGGATGCTTGCAAGGCCAAAGGCAAAGAGGTCATAATCATCACCACCGACAAACTTCCCTCTGGACGACAGATGACCAAACAGTACCTAAATGTGCCTCCTCCTCCAGATCTGGAGGATCGGTTGCACTGCACCTCAGCAGCTTGCATGTCCCCGTCCGAAATCCAACTCTGTACCTCTCACCACCCTACGCCAAGCCCCCCTCCTGAGACCCAGCTCTTCCAGCGGAGAGACGACCAGAGCCTGGGTTCTTCCGCCACGACTACGGCGTCCAAACCCAGTTCGCCAACTCGCGACCCAAGCACGCTACGATCAGTGGGGGTGGCCAAGCTTCTCCACTTGCAGAGGCTCCATTCAGAACCGTGGTTGAAGattcctccatctctcctcctgcAGCATAGCAAAACCTCGTCCTTGACGGAGGAACTTCAGGACATCACACCCGAGGAGGAACGATTGTTCGGCTTCAACAGGCACTATTTCCCACGACGCGCCATGCCCGTGTCCCGCCACCAGAGCATAGATGTTAAAGATGCTGCGGGGTTGCTGAAGGCTCTGGAGCAGGCGGCTGAGCCTGAGAGAGACGAGGGAACCGACGCCATCGTGGGCGGCCGCAAAATGTCTTGCGAGGGGCTGCCTTTACCGCACTCCTCTTCTCATCACAACCTGGGGGGCGCCGCTGAACCCGCTCCCGTTGAGAAAGATCTGGACTGCCTACCGAACCTGGCCGTGTCCAGCCTGCGAAATGTCGTTCGCCGCAGAAACATAGGCATGGACCACTACAGCTCTGACTCGCAGCTGCCACAGTTCGGAAGCCAGCCTTCGGAAGACCTCAACAAAACTGGAAGTGGAGGTGCAGCGCTGCCTGAGAAACGGAAGCTGGTGTGCAGTCGCTCGTCGACCCTGTCTGGGTCAAGGGAATCGTTGGAAACCGTGGTGCAGAGACGGAGCCCAGCCATGCTGGAGCGAAGGGGTTCCGGCGCTCTCCTCCTTGACCACATTTCACAAACCAGGCCTGGCTACCTGCCGCCTCTAAATCCACACGCGCCCATTCCTGACATCAAAGTCAACACCAACTCCGCCTGCCAAAGCAGCGGGAGCAAGCTGGCAACAGTGCCGACCGGGGGCATTCCAGGGTCGAGGCATTTCATACCCTGCGCCCCAAGCCTGCCCAGGGACCTGAAGACGAAGAACACGCTGCTGCGTAGGCACTCAAtgcaaacagaacaaatcaaACAACTCGTCAACTTTGAGGAGATCTTTggccaatgagagagaaactgagagataGACACGGACAGGAGACAACTGGATACTAgtgaacaacaaaaaccaaTGACAATTATGTTGGGGAACAAACACCTTTTGGTTGTTGCCGTTAATCTAAGACGTTCTTGGTTAACACTGAATGCTGAATTCAGCTGATGATTCATAACaacactgtgttctgtttatttttttccccaagactCTCTTGCAACAAAATTTAAAATCCAGCTACATTTTAAAACGACAcactaatgttgaataaattacCATATATAATATTCATGTTTGGGTGATGTAATGTTGAGTCACTGAGTTGCATCTTTCTACAAAATTATTATACAAACATGCCAGTATGTTTCCCAGGTCTTCTCTGCAGAGTGTCTCCGTGCTGCTTCTTAATGGCTGAGCATTTTGTTATAAACTGTATTCCGTGTCTTTGCAgaaaatttcttttctttcttctagtatttaacaaaacaaaaactgcgGCCTTTGTGACTTAAAAATGCTGAATTTATCCAACACTGTGTCACCcatggaaaataaatgaatgagaataTATCATTTTAGTGTTGTGATTTTAATATGCATAGAAAGCACATATGGAACATATACTTAATACTTCTATGACTTCATTAATAGTGTATGTTTCTCCCTTTAATACCTTATGGTTTCACTAAGCAGAAGAATGGTAAGTATAATAAAGCTTTGTGACATATTAAGATACTGAAACATGTTCAGCATTGATTGAGTACAAAAATTGGTCACACAGATGGGGTTTACAGATTGATAGAACCCATCAAACTgaattacacaaaacacaaatccaGGACATCGCTAAACTGAATAACTTAAAGCTATACACTCAGACAAGAAGTCATGAAGTTCCTGTAAGGTGTAACAGAGAGTATTAATTCTGTCCATTTCAGAGTGTCAAGGGATCCTCTTTCAGGAGTAGCCTGGCAATCCTTTAAACTGGCTGATCTGTGATTCTAGCAGATCATAGTAGATCCTGGTTCTGCTGAAGTTCTGCCTATAAGGCAAAAGATCTTTCACATCCAAAACGTCACTCTGTCCAGTCCAAATCGTCAAGCTGTACCTGAGAAAAACCCAAAGAGGTGACGTTTAACATCCTCTAACATAGTAGTAACATAAGCGAGCTATGACCATTTACAGAGATCTCTAACAACATCCATAAAACCTACTAAAGAAGACATAACGTTGAGTCAAACATGACACATATATTATtcccttaaacacacatacaaacacacacagagcctttaAAACTTTCTAGTGTATTTTTAACTGATGTAGACTAGTGTTAACTGGCTCCAGAGCTCTGTCACAATCTAAGGTGTCTCACCCTGCCTGTCAGGTAATTCCCAGCAAGAGAACGAAAATAAATGGAATTTGATGTACTCCTTCAGCTTGGAATGAGAGCTACATTAGCTTgcgcagacacacgcagaggATGAATGACAGAAAGGAATGGTGGATTGAAGGAGAACGCAGGTGTGAAGAGGGGGATTAAAAAAAGCCCCTAATGTCTCTGTTTCATCCTCTTCTCTGTTGCCCGAGAGTGTTCTCTGAGGACACGCCAGTAAGACCTGCTCTGCATTGAAACCCCTCTCATGCCCTTCTGTAATCTCTGTCTACCCAACACACCTCAACAGACTCAACAGAATCAGCACCTCTGAAACAAACTTCACGCTTATTACAGAGTTGCTCGTACGACTCATAGTTAGGCtacattcataaataaatataatatataaaaacactatCAACGCTATCATACATATTATAATACCTGTTTTTTGAAACCTTATTTCTGCTTATTTACCTTACATTTACCCAACAGAATGCCAATGTGGCGAGGACCACATTGAAGGCCAATTAGCCACACCCACCAATCAGTGAGTCTCAAGTGTAATACAGCATGTGGTATTAACTCAAAGTGGGGTTGCCACTGATTCCGTAAAACATGGAATTCATGATACTCCCCTGTAACATTCTGCACCCCTTTTATGGAACGACTACAGTGCTACATGGAGTGTCTGATAGCAATTCTAATTCAGACGTGGGCATATTATCCAAGTAATGAGGCCTAAAAAAGGTATGAGTGAAATCTTGCAGGATGAGTGTTAGAGCTGTGAGGTGTCTACCTGTCAGACTGCTGAAGAAGCCACTGTAACTGTGGGAAGGACTGAGCCAGTAAGGAAGCTCGAACTGGGAAGGTGACTGGCTGCTTCAGGGTCTTACACACTGCCTCCATCTGATGTACCATTTCCCAGCTGTACCCTTTTGCCACGCGTGGGGcgagacacacagcacagagccagTGGTCAGTGATTAAGACCCATGAACCAGAATTTTAATTTGTCTTAGCTAGTTTACTAGCATGGCTACATTTTTTGCTAACGCTAATTTGATGCTAGTAAAACACTCATAATACATGTGACCTGTTCCATATTCATACCTGTAGTCATTGGTATCAGCAGCAACCCAAAAAAATTGgtaaaatattgtaattaaGAGTTAATATAAGTTAGTTAATTATGAATTTATAATCAAGGCTCTGCCCACCAGGGTTTTCTGTGTCCGGGGTCCAGCCAGTGGTCCATCCTAAGGACAGAACATCACTATCAGACGTTGGACCCACTGCAGCGATGAAGGCCTGGGGGTCTAGAGGAACCGCTTTCCCCCCAGGTCCTGGCAGAATGTCCGCATTAATCCACACCGGTCCTCGCAGCTGAGCGCGGACCTCCTGCAGCAGAGCTATGGATGGACCTACTGCAGCCAGGCTAGTTATGTTGTCATCATGAAACAAAAGTTAATTGACAAATGTAGAGTTAACTGACAAATGGTAGGCAAAATTACTCAGTTATGAAATTAGTCTTACACAAATAAGAGACTTTAACTCAGAGGAAAGGGTGTCtgtataaacacattttatgtttcagaaatgagacaaaacagtgGTGAGATACACACCTTTTGAAATCTAGTTTTACTCCTTTGTCTGACGTTATGACCTGTGTGAGCCAGTCTCGCAGACTAATATCACTGTCCGTTTGTGGAGGATGTGCCATTATAGGTTCTACAGGATCAAGACCTCTGAGAAGAATATCGGCTTCAATCATATGCGCAGAGccttaaaaatacagaaaagggaaataagacaaataaagaaatggtGGGGCCGTTTTCAATGAGTTAGAATGATCGCATTATAAAGACAGTAAAATTCGACTTAGATAACAGTTTTAATGCTAAACCCAGAAAGTCCTGTAGTATCTTCCGTTGCCCTTGCAGGTGCTGAGCTGCATCAACCAAATCCTGTTTAGTTCACTTAATCTGGCTAACTGACCGACTCGATAATTGAAAATAATGGATGAACCACGCCATCTTCGTCTAAGAGATTCCATCGAAAACTCTTACTCTCAAGCGCTTCGGAGGTTTTGGATTGGCTGTTGGCAGCGTGGTACCACTCGATTTCTGCCGCATCCTTGTTTTGGATTCTGCCCTTCTGGAGAAAGTAGTCTAAAGTCTGGTCGCTCATTGCTTCTGTGAACAGTGTAACAACATGGAAATTGCTGTGACGAAGTATTCATTTACTCTTCACGAAATAAGTCGATTGTATAGTAAATTGTTATTAGACAAATGCATTCTTGACCTAAAGAGGAAAGGTTCTATATGCACTATAATTAGTGCAGTGCAACTTTTTAAATTAACCCTCCACTAGTATGGACTGCTAACCTTGTGCACAGCTTACCTGCTGAAGTGGACGGCATTCCAAGCTTAGAAAAACAAGCGATCCATATTGTCCACCCGGCAGTAATAATCACAGCACTTAGACAGAACCGATGCAGACTGCGTCTATTATTAACGCCCATCTAGAGTTGAAGTAATCACGAGTCAAGTTTCCtcataaggagaaaaaaaaacagaagttttGTGGAGAGAAACTTCTGTTTCACACGGAAACATATAGTGACACGCCTCCGGTGTGGTGCAAGATGGGTAATATAGTCATTTAATCCTCTTCGTTACACGCGTCTCTAAGTAGTATATTTAATCTGAGAGCTGAAATGTTTTAACTGGAAGGAACCACTTTTATTACATAATTTTTCTTTATATCTTCAGTTATATACTAAACAATAGCTGGTTAAAATCACAATATAGAAACATCACATAAATTGAACAGCATGATATTTTTGATCATATGACCCAATTTTATTTGATGTTATTAAAGACAAAATTTCAAGATTTCACATACGCTTAAATGCTACAATAAAACATGTAATTGAAAAGCTGACTGACTCTCACAGACATAAAAGCTGACCTTACATACTTTGAAAATACATTCCTTCAAGGAAACCttggtggatttttttctttttttctttttaaaaattcatcttGGCCTTGTTTATTCAGCCCTCTTGTTCATGCTCTGAGATAACCTCCCTTTTCTCATTAGGAGGCTGACTGGAAACACAGTTCTGGCACTTCTGAATGTTCAGGTCTTCTAGAACATTCCCTTGGTCGTTGGAGAGAGACACACGAACAGACTCAGGAGGA encodes:
- the ankrd34bb gene encoding ankyrin repeat domain 34Bb, giving the protein MEEATEVRTDGNSLLKAVYLCRLRLTRLLLEGGAYINESNERGETPLMVACKTHHSDAQSVPKSKIVRYLLESGADPNIQDKSGKTALMHACVERAGEEVLSLLLSSGADPSLEDHSGSSALVYAVNAGDKDVLRVLLDACKAKGKEVIIITTDKLPSGRQMTKQYLNVPPPPDLEDRLHCTSAACMSPSEIQLCTSHHPTPSPPPETQLFQRRDDQSLGSSATTTASKPSSPTRDPSTLRSVGVAKLLHLQRLHSEPWLKIPPSLLLQHSKTSSLTEELQDITPEEERLFGFNRHYFPRRAMPVSRHQSIDVKDAAGLLKALEQAAEPERDEGTDAIVGGRKMSCEGLPLPHSSSHHNLGGAAEPAPVEKDLDCLPNLAVSSLRNVVRRRNIGMDHYSSDSQLPQFGSQPSEDLNKTGSGGAALPEKRKLVCSRSSTLSGSRESLETVVQRRSPAMLERRGSGALLLDHISQTRPGYLPPLNPHAPIPDIKVNTNSACQSSGSKLATVPTGGIPGSRHFIPCAPSLPRDLKTKNTLLRRHSMQTEQIKQLVNFEEIFGQ
- the fam151b gene encoding protein FAM151B produces the protein MGVNNRRSLHRFCLSAVIITAGWTIWIACFSKLGMPSTSAEAMSDQTLDYFLQKGRIQNKDAAEIEWYHAANSQSKTSEALESSAHMIEADILLRGLDPVEPIMAHPPQTDSDISLRDWLTQVITSDKGVKLDFKSLAAVGPSIALLQEVRAQLRGPVWINADILPGPGGKAVPLDPQAFIAAVGPTSDSDVLSLGWTTGWTPDTENPGYSWEMVHQMEAVCKTLKQPVTFPVRASLLAQSFPQLQWLLQQSDRYSLTIWTGQSDVLDVKDLLPYRQNFSRTRIYYDLLESQISQFKGLPGYS